The Candidatus Fermentibacter sp. sequence TAGCGGTCCTTCACCAGCACGCAGCCGCAATGCATCCTCGGGCAGGTCGCCCTCTCGGACGCGAGCATGGCGAGCTTCAGGAAGTACTCGTCCCAGGACGGCCTCACGAACCCTCCCCTCCTTCCTCGATGTCCACCGAGACACCGGATGCGCCTTCGACCCAGACGATCGACGACGCCCTGGTGACGTTCCCGAGATCCTCCTCGAAGCCCCGCATCAGCGCGATGTCCTCCCCGGAGGAGGTGACCGACAGCCTGCCGAGGGGGGCGGCCATGCTGAGGTTGCGCTCGCTCTTGAACCTCCTGGCGGCCTCGATCACTCCGAGGCAGAGGTCACCGGCGCGGAGGGCATCGGAATCGACCACCCCCTGAACGGGCCACGGGGCGGTGTGGATGCTGGCATGGCCCTCGTGCTCCCTGAAGATCCCCTGGTAGAGCTCCTCGGTAATGTGGACAAGGATGGGCGCGAAGAGGCGGAGGACGGTATGGAGGCAGTCGTAGAGCGCTTTCCTGGCGGCGTCGGCGGCTTGCGGATCGGAGCCGAACAGGCGCCCCTTCACTATCTCGAGGTAGTTGTCGCAGAAGGCGTTCCAGAAGAAGGACTCGGCCTCCCTCATGCAGACGGAGTACTCGAACTCCTCCATGCCCGAGGTGGAATCGGCGACAGCCTTCGATGCCCGGGAGAGGATCCACCTGTCGAAGGGGCGCAGCTCGACGCGGGTGGAGGGGTCGAACCCCTCGAGGTGCCCGGCGGTGAACCGGGCTGCGTTCCATAGCTTCGTCACGAGCTTCCGCCCCAGGCCCAGGACCTCCTCGCTGAACATCACGTCGGTGCCCAGCCGGCTCGAGCATGCCCAGTAACGCAGCTCGTCGGCCGAGTACTTCTCGAGTGCGGCCAGGGGGTCGCCCGCGACGTTGCCCTTGCTCTTGGACATCTTCTCGCGGTTCGGGTTCAGGGCATGGCCGCTGATCATCACGTGCCGCCACGGGATCGTGTCCATGTGGAGATGCGCCTTCACGATCGTGTAGAAGGCCCAGGTCCTTATGATGTCGTGCGCCTGGGGCCTCAGGCTCATCGGGATCATGCCCGACCTGTCGCCGGGCTCACCCCATTTCGCATTGATGAGGGGCGTGAGCGAGCTGGTTGCCCAGGTGTCCATCACGTCGGCCTCGGGGGTGAACTCCGCCGATCCGCAGTGCGGGCACGGGCCGGAGGGCGAATCCTCGAGCGGGTCCACCGGGAGGTCCTCCGCCCGGGCGAACACCGGCTCCCCGCAGGAACCGCAGTACCAGACCGGGAACGGGACCCCGTAGTAGCGCTGGCGGCTGATGCACCAGTCCCACCTGAGGTTCTCGACCCAGTGGTCGTACCTGACCCGGAACATCTCGGGATGCCACTGCACCTGCCTGCCGCGCTCGAGCAGCTCGTCCCTGATGTCCAGGATGCGGATGAACCACTGCGGGGTGACGAGGTACTCCAGGGCGGTGCCGCATCTCTCGTGGACGTTGACCGCGTGGACCAGGGGCTTAGAGCCGGTCAGGAGCCCGCCCGCGGTCAGGTCCTCGACGATCCTGGCGCGGGCCTCCTTCACGTTCAGTCCCCGATACGGCCCGGCGAGCTCGTTCATACGGCCGTTCCGCTCGAGGGCCATGCGCAGTCCGAGCCCGTATTCCTCCCACCAGGCGATGTCGGTCGTGTCCCCGAAGGTGCAGCACATCACGAGGCCGCTGCCCTTCTCGATGGACACCCTTCCGTCCGCGAGCACCGGGACCTCGCGCCCGGACAGCGGGACGATCGCGTTCCTGCCTTCGAGGTGGGCCCAGCGCCCGTCCTCCGGGTTGCGGAACACCGCAGAGCAGGCTGGCAGCAGTTCGGGCCTCGTCGTCGCTATGGGGATGGTTCCCCCGCCGGCCAGCCCGAACACCAGGTCGTGGAAGACGGAGTCGAGCTCGCGGTCCTCGGTCTCGGCCTGGGCGACGGCGGTCCTGCACTCCGGGCACCAGAGCGTCGGCATGCTCTTCCGGTAGATCCTGCCCTTCGAGTGGAGGTCGAGGAACGACCTCTGGCTCAGGCCCCTCACCCGGGGGCTGATAGTGGTGTACATCTCGTCCCAGTCGCACGAGAAGCCGAGCCTCGTCCAGAGCTCGCGGAAGCCCTCCTCGGCGCCGGACGTCACCTCGAGGCAGAGCTTCACGAACTCGCTCCTGGGCATCTCGTGCGCGCGGACCTTCCTCGTCTTCTCCGTGAACCTCTCGCTGGGCAGCCCGTTGTCGTCGAAGCAGAACGGGTAGAAGACCCCGTCGCCGGCCATCCTCCTGTACCTGGCTATGACCTCGGCCTGCACGTAGCTGAAGACGTGCCCCATGTGGATCATGCCCGAGACGGTCGGAGGCGGCGTGTCGATGGTGAACAGGGGCTTCCCCGAGTCGGGATCGAACCTGTAGATGCCGGATTCGCGCCACTGCCTCTGCCAGCGGGGCTCGGCCTCGGACGCGACGTAGCGCTTGGACAGTTCCTTGCTCACTCCGAGGCCCTCCCGGCGGCCGAGAGCCCGGCCTTCCCGATGGCCGGCCCCCAGCCCTTCCCGAGGCAGTCGAGGAGGAGGTCGGCGAGGTTGTCCACCCCGACCCTGACCTGCTCGAGCGTGTCCCGCTCCCGGATCGTGACGGCTCCGTCGTTCTCCGATTCGAAATCGTAGGTGACGCAGAAGGGCGTGCCTATCTCGTCCATGCGGCGGTAGCGCTTGCCAATCGATCCCGTCACGTCGAAACTCACGGGCAGATGAGGGCGCAGCATGTCCGCCACCCCGGCCGCCTTCCCCTCGAGGGCGCGGGAGAGCGGCAGCACCGCCGCCTTCACCGGCGCGAGGGCCGGCGACAGCCTGAGCGTCACGCGCTCGCGGCCGTCCACCACGTCCTCGTGGTAGGCGTCCAGCAGCACTGCGAGGATGGTGCGCCCCACGCCACCGGAGGTCTCCACGACCCATGGGACCACCTTCTCGTTCGCGACCTGGTCGATGAACCAGAGATCCTGCCCGCTGGCCTTCATGTGGGCCGAGAGGTCGTAGTCGGACCTGTTGGCGATGCCCTCGAGCTCTCCGAACCCCCCGGGGGCGAACGGGAATGCGAACTCGATGTCGGTGCAGGCCCTGGCATAGTGGGCCAGCTCCTCCTTCGCATGGTCGCGGAACCGGAGGCTGTCCCTCGAGAGGCCGAGGGACAGGTACCACGCCATCCTCTCGCCCTTCCAGTACTCGAAGAACCTGTCGGCGTCAGCGGGCCTGCAGAAGTACTCCATCTCCATCTGCTCGAATTCCCGGGACCTGAAGACGAAGTTCCTGGCTGTGATCTCGTTCCTGAAGGCCTTGCCGATCTGGGCTATGCCGAACGGCAGGCTCTGCCTCGACGCCGTGACGATGTTCCTGAAGTTCACGAAGATCGACTGGCAGGTCTCCGGGCGTAGATAGACCTCGGCGGCCTCATCCTCGACCGCGCCCATCATCGTGCGGAACATCAGGCCGAAATCCCTGGGCTCGGTGAGTTCGCCGCCGCACTCCGGGCACTTCGTGCCCTCGATCTGGTCGGCCCTGAACCTCGCCCTGCACTTCCTGCAGTCCACGAGGGGATCGTGGAAGTTCTCGACGTGGCCGGATGCCCTCCATACGTCGGGATGCGTGATGATGGCGGTGTCGACTCCGACCACGTCGGCGCGGCGCCTGACCATGGATTCCCACCAGCTCGACTCGATGTTCTTCTTGAGCTCTACACCCAGCGGGCCGTAGTCCCAGGCCGACTGGAGCCCGCCGTAGATCTCGCCGGACTGGAACACGAAACCGAGCCTCTTGCAGAGGGAAACCATCTTCTTCATCAGGTCGTCAGACGGCGCCATGTTCCAGATCCTCCAGTACGCCGAGCGAGCGTAGCCTCAAACCCGACTGGTTGTGGGCCTGTGCGAAGTCCCGCATGAAATCGTGGCACGCCCGGAATCCGCCCTTCCAGAGCCTGGTGCGGGAGGCGGTCTCGAAGCCGGATTTCCGGCACGTCCTTATGAATTCGAGGATGCCCTTCGAAACGGCGGTCTCTCCGGGCATCGAACACCTCGCGCAGACGATCCCGCCTTCGCGGTGGCTCCATGTCTCCGAGCCCTCCGAGGGCAGGCCGCAGCGCACGCAATCATCTATCTCCATGCCGTGTCCGGCAAGCCTGAGCATGGTCTCCACCGAGGCGCAGGTGACGGCCCACTTCGCCCGGCTCTCCGGCAGGGTCGAGAAAGCCGTCCCGAGAAGCCCGTAGACCGCACCGGCCGACTCCCCTCCCATGAAGAGGCCCTG is a genomic window containing:
- the recO gene encoding DNA repair protein RecO — protein: MRETTPAWVLRRVRWSESSLILTLYSMDQGRISVMAKGALRPGGRFHGMLELLAGVEVTVSRREGREMSTLTDVSLIEPCTGLRADPEAFAHACLLSEWVQGLFMGGESAGAVYGLLGTAFSTLPESRAKWAVTCASVETMLRLAGHGMEIDDCVRCGLPSEGSETWSHREGGIVCARCSMPGETAVSKGILEFIRTCRKSGFETASRTRLWKGGFRACHDFMRDFAQAHNQSGLRLRSLGVLEDLEHGAV
- a CDS encoding valine--tRNA ligase, whose protein sequence is MSKELSKRYVASEAEPRWQRQWRESGIYRFDPDSGKPLFTIDTPPPTVSGMIHMGHVFSYVQAEVIARYRRMAGDGVFYPFCFDDNGLPSERFTEKTRKVRAHEMPRSEFVKLCLEVTSGAEEGFRELWTRLGFSCDWDEMYTTISPRVRGLSQRSFLDLHSKGRIYRKSMPTLWCPECRTAVAQAETEDRELDSVFHDLVFGLAGGGTIPIATTRPELLPACSAVFRNPEDGRWAHLEGRNAIVPLSGREVPVLADGRVSIEKGSGLVMCCTFGDTTDIAWWEEYGLGLRMALERNGRMNELAGPYRGLNVKEARARIVEDLTAGGLLTGSKPLVHAVNVHERCGTALEYLVTPQWFIRILDIRDELLERGRQVQWHPEMFRVRYDHWVENLRWDWCISRQRYYGVPFPVWYCGSCGEPVFARAEDLPVDPLEDSPSGPCPHCGSAEFTPEADVMDTWATSSLTPLINAKWGEPGDRSGMIPMSLRPQAHDIIRTWAFYTIVKAHLHMDTIPWRHVMISGHALNPNREKMSKSKGNVAGDPLAALEKYSADELRYWACSSRLGTDVMFSEEVLGLGRKLVTKLWNAARFTAGHLEGFDPSTRVELRPFDRWILSRASKAVADSTSGMEEFEYSVCMREAESFFWNAFCDNYLEIVKGRLFGSDPQAADAARKALYDCLHTVLRLFAPILVHITEELYQGIFREHEGHASIHTAPWPVQGVVDSDALRAGDLCLGVIEAARRFKSERNLSMAAPLGRLSVTSSGEDIALMRGFEEDLGNVTRASSIVWVEGASGVSVDIEEGGEGS
- a CDS encoding glycine--tRNA ligase, with the protein product MAPSDDLMKKMVSLCKRLGFVFQSGEIYGGLQSAWDYGPLGVELKKNIESSWWESMVRRRADVVGVDTAIITHPDVWRASGHVENFHDPLVDCRKCRARFRADQIEGTKCPECGGELTEPRDFGLMFRTMMGAVEDEAAEVYLRPETCQSIFVNFRNIVTASRQSLPFGIAQIGKAFRNEITARNFVFRSREFEQMEMEYFCRPADADRFFEYWKGERMAWYLSLGLSRDSLRFRDHAKEELAHYARACTDIEFAFPFAPGGFGELEGIANRSDYDLSAHMKASGQDLWFIDQVANEKVVPWVVETSGGVGRTILAVLLDAYHEDVVDGRERVTLRLSPALAPVKAAVLPLSRALEGKAAGVADMLRPHLPVSFDVTGSIGKRYRRMDEIGTPFCVTYDFESENDGAVTIRERDTLEQVRVGVDNLADLLLDCLGKGWGPAIGKAGLSAAGRASE